Proteins found in one Gordonia sp. PDNC005 genomic segment:
- a CDS encoding ImmA/IrrE family metallo-endopeptidase, with the protein MADSGTSSAPARRSHRRIHAAVDAVLDVAAQKHAGSLLDIVHAVGESRGRPVIVAVDDLAPGVWGQRREYENHDEIVLARSLPSEARTLAHELGHVVFRHPGTAAEGAAVAAEDDLIAYMLRGEEPSETEAALDEDLELQEWEAEAFAARLLQRLGQLDKRHSLRPLLRYDEALG; encoded by the coding sequence ATGGCCGATTCCGGTACGAGTTCTGCGCCAGCGCGACGCTCCCACCGCCGCATTCATGCGGCCGTAGACGCCGTGCTGGACGTCGCCGCTCAGAAGCACGCCGGCAGTCTCCTCGACATCGTGCACGCTGTCGGCGAGAGCCGCGGCCGACCCGTCATCGTGGCCGTCGACGACCTTGCACCCGGTGTCTGGGGCCAACGGCGCGAGTACGAGAATCACGACGAGATCGTGCTCGCACGGTCACTGCCAAGTGAGGCCCGAACCCTCGCCCACGAGCTCGGTCACGTCGTGTTCCGGCACCCGGGCACCGCGGCCGAAGGCGCGGCCGTCGCCGCCGAAGACGACCTCATCGCATACATGCTCCGCGGCGAGGAGCCCTCGGAGACCGAAGCCGCCCTGGATGAGGACCTCGAACTTCAGGAGTGGGAGGCGGAGGCGTTCGCCGCCCGTCTGCTGCAGAGACTCGGTCAACTCGACAAACGGCACTCCCTGCGCCCGTTGCTGCGCTACGACGAGGCGCTTGGATGA
- a CDS encoding nuclear transport factor 2 family protein, with the protein MNHRQTKLATAQGSPAAVAAHDKAAWLALFTDDGIVNDPVGSAPHRGSDELSAFYETFIAPNDVVFHPHHDIVCDDVVVRDVTLEIRMSDAVVLSVPVHLRYEMEEPDRIAGLYAHWELPTMIRQMLSKGLAAAPISVRLTKLLLQNQGLAGTAGFSRGFVRVGAREKRAALEHLHATQPNWTAGKCLAAGRYVTVSLSSADEHAVAMVEFSGRAISDVTLFTDR; encoded by the coding sequence ATGAATCACCGACAGACAAAGCTCGCGACCGCGCAGGGATCCCCCGCTGCCGTGGCGGCACACGACAAGGCCGCCTGGCTCGCACTGTTCACCGATGACGGCATCGTCAACGACCCTGTCGGCTCCGCACCACACCGTGGATCCGACGAGCTGAGCGCATTCTACGAGACCTTCATCGCCCCAAACGATGTCGTGTTCCACCCGCACCACGACATCGTCTGCGACGACGTCGTGGTGCGCGACGTGACACTCGAGATCCGAATGAGTGACGCGGTCGTCCTGTCGGTGCCGGTTCACCTGCGCTACGAAATGGAAGAACCCGATCGCATCGCGGGCCTTTATGCACACTGGGAACTGCCGACGATGATTCGGCAGATGCTCAGCAAGGGCCTTGCAGCCGCCCCCATCTCAGTTCGCCTCACGAAGTTGCTGTTGCAGAACCAGGGACTCGCGGGAACCGCAGGCTTCTCACGAGGGTTTGTCCGGGTTGGAGCCAGAGAGAAGCGGGCCGCGTTGGAGCACCTGCACGCCACCCAACCGAATTGGACCGCAGGCAAGTGCCTCGCCGCCGGCCGATACGTGACAGTGAGCCTCTCGAGCGCGGATGAGCACGCAGTCGCAATGGTCGAGTTCTCCGGCCGAGCCATCTCAGACGTAACTCTGTTCACCGACCGATGA
- a CDS encoding TetR/AcrR family transcriptional regulator codes for MTQNPDEAPATRWGDREQRRLDILRAGEALLVSGGFSALRMRDVAAGAGISLGAVYTYYSNKESLFIAVFADRLDRMMAGLEPAAATATDAAELFTVTTNMYREGYMVFGRQFDALSLVADVDAVQPEIADQLRDATARMVASLSSALIRLGYEGDVPAAMTLLWASMTGLANHFATERQEFLAMSWDEAVLFAADTLARGLGLPSRR; via the coding sequence GTGACTCAGAACCCCGACGAGGCGCCCGCCACCCGGTGGGGAGACCGCGAGCAACGCCGCCTCGACATCCTGCGTGCCGGCGAGGCCCTTCTTGTATCCGGCGGTTTCTCCGCGTTGCGCATGCGCGACGTCGCCGCGGGCGCGGGCATCTCACTCGGCGCCGTGTACACCTACTACTCCAACAAGGAGTCGCTGTTCATCGCGGTGTTCGCCGACCGCCTCGACCGCATGATGGCAGGCCTCGAGCCCGCCGCGGCCACGGCGACCGACGCCGCGGAGCTGTTCACGGTCACCACAAACATGTACCGCGAGGGATACATGGTGTTCGGTCGACAGTTCGATGCGCTCAGTCTGGTCGCCGACGTCGACGCCGTGCAGCCGGAGATCGCCGATCAACTCCGCGACGCGACTGCGCGGATGGTCGCCAGCCTGTCTAGCGCACTCATCCGACTCGGTTACGAGGGTGATGTCCCAGCGGCCATGACGCTCCTGTGGGCGTCGATGACGGGTCTGGCGAACCACTTCGCGACCGAACGGCAGGAGTTCCTCGCCATGTCCTGGGACGAGGCCGTCTTGTTCGCCGCAGACACACTCGCCCGCGGATTGGGTCTGCCCTCTCGCAGATGA
- a CDS encoding AMP-binding protein — MIGPHARFAASMWRAGMLSPPAPSTAWRILRAGADVPTGLGRLLAVSTARWPMRIALHDDHGPLTYVALSEAVDTAARAFGDSYDVGRGDRIGVMCRNGRNFVVAVFAAARLGADVVLLNTDFRGAALESTIHSQRLSLVIADAEFADLIAATGTPVADPGMRSTRGTLPTPAREGSVVLLTSGTTGSPRGVPRDPDIGALLSMVTTVLERTRLRTGSRTVVAVPLFHAFGLATMGLTLGLGGTIIVRSRFDPAATVNQCVRHRAHALMVVPAMLPRILDADLTPGSRVPRVVLSGGSALSPATAQRFTDRFGDVLFNGYGSSEVALATLATPADLRRRPGTVGRAVTGVRIAVIDDDGRPVPTGTTGRVFVGGDSSVAEYIGGASKDVHDGLVATGDLGSLDTSGLLHIIGREDDMIVSGGENVYPQALENVLAGHPGVADACAFGVPDTRFGQRLVALVVPAGEITSNDLHEHLHSRVSRFERPRDVVFVDAIPRNAAGKVDRRAARSLSVDEEI; from the coding sequence GGCGCGCGGGCATGCTCTCACCACCCGCGCCGTCCACCGCATGGCGGATACTCCGAGCCGGAGCCGACGTTCCGACCGGACTCGGACGGCTGCTGGCGGTGTCGACCGCGCGATGGCCGATGAGGATCGCGCTGCACGACGATCACGGGCCGCTCACGTATGTGGCGCTCAGCGAGGCAGTCGACACAGCGGCCCGCGCGTTCGGGGATTCGTACGACGTCGGACGTGGCGACCGAATCGGCGTGATGTGCCGCAACGGCCGGAACTTCGTCGTGGCGGTGTTCGCCGCGGCCCGCCTCGGAGCCGACGTCGTCCTGCTCAACACCGACTTCCGCGGCGCGGCCCTCGAATCGACGATCCACAGCCAGAGGCTGTCACTCGTGATCGCCGACGCCGAGTTCGCCGACCTGATCGCCGCCACCGGAACGCCGGTCGCAGATCCGGGGATGCGGTCCACACGCGGAACCCTGCCGACGCCTGCTCGGGAAGGGTCAGTGGTTCTGCTGACATCGGGGACCACCGGGAGCCCGCGCGGTGTGCCCCGCGACCCAGACATCGGGGCCCTGCTGAGCATGGTCACCACGGTCCTGGAGCGGACCAGGCTGCGCACCGGTTCACGGACGGTGGTCGCCGTACCGCTGTTCCACGCGTTCGGCCTGGCGACGATGGGTCTCACTCTGGGACTCGGCGGGACGATCATCGTCCGTTCGCGGTTCGATCCGGCCGCGACGGTGAACCAATGCGTCCGGCACCGTGCACACGCTCTCATGGTGGTTCCGGCCATGCTGCCCCGGATCCTCGACGCCGACCTGACACCCGGCTCTCGCGTTCCCAGGGTGGTACTCAGCGGAGGTTCGGCGTTGTCCCCGGCAACCGCACAACGGTTCACCGACCGCTTCGGCGACGTGCTGTTCAACGGATACGGCTCGTCCGAAGTCGCGCTGGCAACCCTCGCCACACCGGCCGACCTGCGGCGTCGCCCCGGAACCGTCGGCCGGGCGGTCACCGGCGTGCGCATAGCGGTGATCGATGACGACGGTCGACCAGTGCCGACGGGCACAACCGGCCGAGTGTTCGTCGGCGGCGATTCGTCGGTGGCCGAGTACATCGGGGGCGCCTCGAAGGACGTGCACGACGGTCTGGTCGCGACCGGCGACCTCGGATCACTCGACACCAGCGGACTGCTTCACATCATCGGACGGGAAGACGACATGATCGTCAGCGGAGGAGAGAACGTGTACCCACAGGCCCTTGAGAACGTCCTCGCCGGGCACCCCGGTGTCGCCGACGCATGTGCGTTCGGCGTCCCCGACACACGTTTCGGTCAACGACTGGTGGCACTCGTCGTCCCCGCCGGGGAGATCACGTCGAACGACCTCCACGAGCACCTCCACTCTCGAGTGTCCCGCTTCGAACGCCCTCGGGACGTCGTGTTCGTCGACGCGATTCCGCGGAACGCCGCAGGCAAGGTCGATCGCCGAGCCGCCCGGTCGTTGAGCGTCGACGAGGAGATCTGA
- a CDS encoding NAD(P)/FAD-dependent oxidoreductase — protein MSRSPRVIVIGAGVAGITTAHILTQRGFTDLTVLEKGDAAGGVWHWNKYPGLTCDVPSNLYQFGFAPKPDWERMFATGPQIKAYLNDVIDELGLRSRIELNAEVTSAVFNDDEWTVTLADGRVFVSDFVVMATGVLHNPYVPDIPGLDTFTGPVVHSARWDDTVETRGRRIAVIGSGSTGVQLVTALQREADRVVHFSRTPQWVMWAPMDRRQSRLVTALLIRFPALRTGLYRTLLSGSGFLADIATTPSWRRRAVQQYARLSLRAQVRDRADRATLTPDYEPMCKRQVLSGGYYRAIQAPNAEVVDSPIVSVTPDGIITDDGVEHPLDLIVLATGFRAHDYMRPMDLRGRDGVRIDDVWADGPRAYRMSAIPGFPNLFTTLGPNSPTGSISLQYTAERTAEFIADWLDRFAAGAFTTVEVTDEATDDFLADANAAMIPTVWATGCDSWYLTPGGDVDLWPYDRATLTAMLTEQRDDHFRFTRTSEPAESGDDE, from the coding sequence ATGAGCCGTTCTCCCCGTGTCATCGTGATCGGCGCAGGCGTCGCAGGCATCACCACCGCGCACATCCTGACGCAGCGAGGCTTCACCGACCTGACCGTCCTCGAGAAGGGCGACGCGGCGGGCGGCGTGTGGCACTGGAACAAATATCCGGGCCTGACGTGCGACGTTCCGTCGAATCTGTACCAGTTCGGCTTCGCTCCGAAGCCCGACTGGGAGCGGATGTTCGCGACCGGCCCGCAGATCAAGGCGTATTTGAACGATGTGATCGACGAGCTCGGGCTGCGCAGTCGGATCGAGTTGAACGCCGAGGTGACCTCCGCGGTGTTCAACGACGACGAATGGACCGTCACGCTCGCCGACGGCCGCGTCTTCGTCTCCGACTTCGTGGTGATGGCGACCGGCGTCCTCCACAATCCATACGTCCCGGACATCCCCGGGCTCGACACGTTCACCGGCCCCGTGGTCCATTCGGCGCGATGGGACGACACCGTCGAGACCCGCGGGCGACGGATCGCGGTGATCGGATCGGGATCCACCGGCGTCCAGCTCGTCACGGCTCTGCAGCGGGAGGCCGATCGGGTTGTGCACTTCTCGAGAACTCCGCAGTGGGTGATGTGGGCGCCGATGGATCGGCGTCAGTCGCGTCTCGTCACTGCGCTCCTGATTCGATTCCCGGCGTTGCGCACGGGCCTCTACCGGACACTTCTCTCCGGTTCGGGATTCCTCGCCGACATCGCGACCACACCGAGCTGGCGGCGTCGGGCTGTTCAGCAGTACGCGAGGCTGTCGCTTCGGGCTCAGGTCCGCGACCGGGCCGATCGTGCAACGCTCACGCCGGACTACGAGCCGATGTGCAAACGGCAAGTGCTGTCCGGCGGCTATTACCGGGCGATTCAAGCGCCGAACGCCGAGGTCGTCGACTCACCGATCGTGTCGGTGACACCGGACGGGATCATCACCGACGACGGCGTCGAGCACCCGCTGGACTTGATCGTGCTGGCCACCGGATTCCGCGCCCACGACTACATGCGGCCGATGGATCTCCGCGGGCGTGACGGTGTGAGGATCGACGACGTGTGGGCCGACGGTCCACGCGCCTACCGGATGAGCGCGATCCCGGGCTTCCCCAACCTGTTCACCACGCTCGGCCCCAATTCGCCGACAGGCTCGATCTCGCTGCAGTACACCGCCGAGCGGACGGCCGAGTTCATCGCGGACTGGCTGGACAGGTTCGCCGCGGGCGCGTTCACCACCGTCGAGGTGACCGACGAGGCGACCGACGACTTCCTTGCCGATGCGAACGCCGCGATGATCCCGACGGTGTGGGCCACCGGCTGCGATTCCTGGTATCTCACACCCGGTGGGGACGTCGACCTGTGGCCGTACGATCGGGCCACGCTCACCGCGATGCTCACCGAGCAGCGTGACGACCATTTCCGGTTCACCCGAACGAGTGAGCCGGCAGAGTCTGGAGACGACGAATGA
- a CDS encoding TIGR03564 family F420-dependent LLM class oxidoreductase, producing the protein MQVSVVWTINAKNLSLDKSIENLARLHDEGFARVWSTQMPNEPDLLTAIAVAGREVPGIEFGTSVLPIQSQHPMKLAQQALTVNQIIGGRLNLGLGLSHRVVTEGMWGVPYAKPVQRTSEYLDGLLPLLAGDKVSAAGDLVTTRGKLSLVDVPTPPVYFAALGPKMLDLAGRRTAGTVTWMTGPKTLRDHIVPTLRQAAADAGRPEGSVRTVAMLPVSVTDDVDGARAEAGRQFAMYDGLPSYKAMLDREGFTGPADAAIIGDEATVADKIRELASFGVDEYVGILFDRDAETRARTRALLRTL; encoded by the coding sequence ATGCAGGTCAGCGTCGTCTGGACGATCAATGCGAAGAACCTGTCCCTCGACAAGTCGATCGAGAATCTCGCGAGACTCCACGACGAGGGCTTCGCACGCGTGTGGTCCACACAGATGCCGAACGAACCCGATCTGCTGACTGCAATCGCGGTCGCGGGACGCGAAGTGCCCGGAATCGAGTTCGGCACCAGTGTTCTCCCGATCCAGTCGCAGCACCCGATGAAGCTCGCTCAGCAGGCGTTGACCGTCAACCAGATCATCGGGGGCCGCCTCAATCTCGGGCTCGGATTGAGCCACCGTGTGGTCACCGAAGGCATGTGGGGTGTGCCGTACGCGAAGCCCGTCCAACGCACCTCGGAGTATCTCGACGGGCTCCTGCCTCTTCTCGCGGGCGACAAAGTCAGTGCCGCAGGCGATCTCGTGACCACTCGCGGCAAGCTTTCGCTGGTGGACGTCCCGACGCCGCCCGTCTACTTCGCCGCACTCGGCCCCAAGATGCTCGACCTCGCGGGCCGTCGCACAGCGGGTACCGTCACCTGGATGACCGGCCCCAAGACTCTGCGGGACCACATCGTCCCGACACTCCGGCAGGCCGCGGCCGACGCCGGACGACCCGAGGGATCGGTCCGCACGGTCGCGATGCTGCCGGTCAGCGTGACCGACGACGTCGACGGCGCGCGAGCCGAGGCCGGACGACAGTTCGCCATGTACGACGGGCTGCCGTCGTACAAGGCGATGCTCGACCGCGAAGGCTTCACGGGGCCCGCAGACGCTGCGATCATCGGCGACGAGGCGACCGTCGCCGATAAGATCCGCGAATTGGCATCGTTCGGCGTCGACGAGTACGTCGGCATCCTCTTCGACCGCGATGCGGAGACCCGCGCCCGAACTCGAGCACTGCTCCGCACCCTTTGA
- a CDS encoding oxygenase MpaB family protein, with amino-acid sequence MSVELTVSPQHQKIRDRVKRFARFDLLPSDDVAEAFIRGHSEGDPVAERFVAETYHGEMGGEKARALLDEALRVGIANVADAPESMRALFAEFETIPDWLDPDLIEQGAAVWRRWGYSLGAVGNAGTMDTYTEASLAVPLSLSGGYAGASALHRYLETSRWWLEVCRPGAVLTPGSTAREVSLKVRVMHVSVRARVAAHPEWRSDVHGLPISQSEMMLTLLGGSVGPALGLYALGFITSPAEMRAVLHFNRYLGHLVGCRVDDMFPATVGDGVRLLYFFDATRKHDSGDLGPELVEGFVPSFEPAESVRGFQRVRTLFHLHLQAGYTRLFMLPWNRRNYRLPSGLPGLAFMVARAPLIAVVELLRRVIPAVDRAEQTVAMRSWRRWHAWHIGRREETFDASKALRR; translated from the coding sequence ATGAGCGTCGAGTTGACTGTGTCTCCGCAGCACCAGAAGATCCGCGATCGCGTGAAACGATTCGCGCGTTTCGATCTGCTGCCGTCCGACGACGTCGCCGAAGCCTTCATCCGCGGGCACTCGGAAGGCGACCCCGTCGCAGAACGATTCGTCGCCGAGACCTACCACGGTGAGATGGGTGGCGAGAAGGCACGAGCACTGCTCGACGAGGCGCTGCGCGTCGGAATCGCCAACGTCGCCGATGCGCCGGAGTCGATGCGTGCGCTCTTCGCCGAGTTCGAGACGATCCCCGACTGGCTCGACCCGGACCTCATCGAACAAGGCGCGGCAGTGTGGCGGCGCTGGGGATACAGCCTCGGGGCAGTCGGCAACGCCGGAACGATGGACACCTACACCGAGGCGTCGCTCGCCGTCCCGCTGTCGTTGTCGGGCGGCTACGCCGGAGCGTCGGCCCTTCACCGGTACTTGGAGACGAGCCGTTGGTGGCTCGAAGTGTGTCGCCCGGGCGCGGTTCTGACACCGGGATCAACGGCGCGTGAGGTGTCGCTCAAGGTGCGGGTGATGCATGTGTCAGTGCGAGCGCGCGTAGCGGCACACCCGGAATGGCGATCCGACGTCCATGGTCTGCCGATCAGTCAGAGCGAGATGATGCTGACCCTCCTCGGCGGCAGCGTCGGCCCGGCGCTCGGTCTGTACGCACTGGGCTTCATCACCAGCCCGGCGGAGATGCGAGCGGTGTTGCACTTCAACCGCTACCTCGGCCACCTCGTCGGATGCCGCGTCGACGACATGTTCCCCGCGACAGTGGGCGACGGCGTGCGCCTGCTCTATTTCTTCGACGCCACCCGCAAGCACGACTCCGGCGACCTCGGGCCTGAACTCGTCGAAGGTTTTGTGCCGTCGTTCGAGCCTGCGGAGTCGGTGCGAGGCTTCCAGCGGGTGCGCACTCTGTTCCACCTGCACCTGCAGGCCGGGTACACGAGGCTGTTCATGCTCCCCTGGAACCGTAGGAACTACCGCCTGCCCAGCGGGCTGCCGGGCCTGGCGTTCATGGTGGCACGAGCGCCGCTCATCGCCGTGGTCGAGCTGTTACGCCGAGTGATCCCTGCTGTCGACCGCGCCGAACAAACCGTCGCGATGCGCAGCTGGCGCCGTTGGCACGCGTGGCACATCGGGCGACGCGAAGAGACTTTCGACGCGTCGAAGGCGCTCCGCCGCTAG
- a CDS encoding helix-turn-helix domain-containing protein — translation MDNGFADRLNRLFETVHPPGRRPHTNSEVVASLTAAGHSISKPYMSQLRNGHRTNPSHEIVVALAKFFKVQPDYFYDDVYAAKIDHDLEVLAQLRGRGLRRLSARAFDLSEESQEMLTAMAEKLRRGEGLPATPNE, via the coding sequence ATGGACAACGGCTTTGCAGATCGGCTCAACCGACTGTTCGAGACGGTGCACCCTCCGGGGCGTCGTCCCCACACCAACTCTGAGGTCGTCGCGTCCTTGACGGCCGCCGGCCACTCGATCTCAAAGCCCTACATGTCGCAACTGCGGAACGGACACCGCACCAACCCGTCTCACGAGATCGTCGTCGCACTGGCCAAATTCTTCAAGGTTCAGCCCGACTACTTCTACGACGACGTGTACGCGGCCAAGATCGATCACGACCTCGAAGTCCTCGCGCAGCTACGCGGACGCGGCCTGCGTCGTCTCTCGGCTCGCGCCTTCGACCTCTCTGAAGAGTCGCAGGAGATGCTGACAGCGATGGCCGAGAAGCTCCGCCGCGGCGAGGGTCTCCCCGCAACGCCGAACGAATAA
- a CDS encoding MBL fold metallo-hydrolase — MSTVHVFDVAPLRPLMGGEVPTQALLIVRGDRVIAVDAGYPEVVFNDPSLIGFEARFLRLPNRPDAALTNRLASIGVRPDQLTDIVLTHLHSEHAAGIADFPAAQVHVSTAELEVASGSSLRSRVSYRKRFFEHVPRWRTHGGDIEWLGVPGCAEVLDDVILVPLPGHTVGHCGVAVRLDGGDWLVHTGDASYSDIRSGSPAAFPLDLYERFTAADRDAQRRTLATLSRLAARDDVHLMSSHRIPMRLPLTVAAPERADAPATKENTE, encoded by the coding sequence ATGAGCACCGTCCATGTTTTCGACGTCGCGCCGCTGCGGCCCTTGATGGGCGGCGAGGTCCCGACACAGGCGCTGTTGATCGTCAGAGGCGACCGGGTGATCGCAGTCGACGCAGGCTACCCGGAGGTCGTCTTCAACGACCCGTCGCTGATCGGATTCGAGGCCCGATTCCTCCGTCTCCCGAATCGGCCCGACGCGGCCCTCACCAATCGGCTCGCGTCGATCGGCGTGCGCCCAGACCAGTTGACAGACATCGTCCTGACTCATCTGCACAGCGAGCATGCCGCAGGCATCGCAGACTTTCCCGCAGCCCAGGTGCACGTGTCGACAGCCGAACTCGAGGTCGCTTCCGGAAGCTCCCTCCGGTCCCGCGTGTCGTACCGCAAGCGGTTCTTCGAGCACGTCCCGAGGTGGCGGACGCACGGCGGCGACATCGAGTGGCTGGGTGTCCCCGGCTGTGCAGAAGTCCTCGACGACGTGATCCTCGTACCGCTGCCGGGGCACACGGTCGGGCACTGCGGAGTCGCGGTCCGACTCGACGGCGGGGATTGGCTTGTGCACACGGGCGACGCCAGCTACTCCGACATCCGCAGTGGCTCGCCCGCGGCCTTCCCGCTCGACCTGTACGAACGCTTCACCGCCGCCGACCGCGACGCTCAACGTCGTACCCTCGCGACGCTGAGCAGGCTCGCAGCCCGCGACGACGTGCATCTCATGTCGTCGCATCGCATCCCGATGCGACTTCCACTCACCGTGGCGGCGCCCGAGCGCGCCGACGCACCGGCCACGAAGGAGAACACCGAGTGA
- a CDS encoding MBL fold metallo-hydrolase: MKIHHLNCGTMHPIASGRMVCHVLLLESDRGLALVDTGFGVRDVESPAHRIGPLTRVIRPDFDYHETALAQVEALGFDRADVTDIVMTHLDSDHAGGIDDFPSARLHVSARELADADAEPGQSPAVRYRPWRQSTHPDDVHSYDLTPDDWFGFAATSLVGFGDDVAFVALPGHTAGHMGVAVRRGDGWLLHCGDAFYHRNVVRGGSVPLAMSFSQFASARKPRLAGVTRNRLADLHERTEGSVEMVCAHDATLYDESPGIGHL; this comes from the coding sequence ATGAAGATCCACCATCTCAACTGCGGAACGATGCATCCGATCGCTTCCGGCCGCATGGTGTGCCACGTCCTGCTGCTGGAGTCCGATCGGGGACTCGCGCTCGTCGACACCGGGTTCGGCGTCCGCGACGTGGAATCCCCCGCTCACCGCATCGGCCCTCTCACCCGTGTGATCCGGCCCGACTTCGACTATCACGAGACTGCTCTCGCTCAGGTCGAGGCGTTGGGCTTCGACCGAGCCGACGTGACCGACATCGTCATGACGCACCTCGACTCCGATCATGCCGGAGGCATAGACGACTTCCCCTCCGCTCGACTGCATGTCAGCGCCCGGGAGCTGGCCGACGCCGATGCGGAGCCAGGGCAGTCGCCTGCGGTTCGTTACCGGCCGTGGCGCCAGTCCACGCATCCGGACGACGTCCACTCGTACGACCTGACACCCGACGACTGGTTCGGGTTCGCTGCGACGTCACTGGTCGGATTCGGCGACGACGTAGCGTTCGTCGCCCTGCCCGGTCACACAGCAGGCCACATGGGAGTCGCGGTCCGTCGAGGCGACGGCTGGCTGCTGCATTGCGGCGACGCCTTTTATCACCGGAACGTCGTTCGCGGCGGCTCGGTCCCCTTGGCGATGTCGTTCTCCCAGTTCGCGTCGGCACGCAAGCCCCGACTCGCGGGCGTCACCCGGAATCGCCTCGCCGACCTGCACGAACGCACCGAAGGAAGCGTCGAGATGGTCTGTGCTCACGACGCCACGCTGTACGACGAGTCCCCAGGCATCGGACACTTGTGA
- a CDS encoding NAD(P)H-binding protein: protein MADIIIIGGHGKIALLLAPLLSERGDSVTSVIRNPAQADAVVAAGAQPLVFDVETATRDEIADALSGFDAVVWSAGAGGGDPARTYAVDRDAAIRTIAAAGDASVNRFVMVSYLGAGIDHGVPSDNSFFAYAEAKAAADVALRESDLDWTVLMPGALTLDEPSGTIDPAAIRASNLPGTSRANVALVAAAALAGTSTIGQNIPFTDGSVPIDVALAAL from the coding sequence ATGGCTGACATCATCATCATCGGCGGGCACGGCAAGATCGCACTCCTCCTCGCCCCCTTGCTGAGTGAACGCGGCGACAGCGTGACTTCAGTGATTCGCAATCCGGCCCAGGCCGATGCAGTGGTCGCCGCAGGTGCACAACCACTCGTGTTCGACGTGGAGACCGCGACCCGAGACGAGATCGCCGACGCCCTGTCCGGCTTCGACGCAGTGGTGTGGAGCGCGGGAGCAGGCGGCGGTGACCCGGCCCGCACGTACGCCGTCGACCGAGACGCCGCGATCCGCACCATCGCCGCCGCTGGCGACGCGAGCGTCAACCGCTTCGTGATGGTGTCGTACCTCGGAGCCGGCATCGACCACGGCGTGCCCAGCGACAACTCGTTCTTCGCCTACGCCGAGGCGAAGGCCGCCGCCGACGTCGCCCTCCGCGAATCGGATCTCGACTGGACTGTCCTGATGCCGGGCGCGCTCACCCTCGACGAGCCGTCCGGAACCATCGATCCCGCCGCGATCCGGGCGTCGAATCTCCCCGGGACCTCGCGTGCCAACGTCGCACTCGTAGCCGCAGCGGCACTCGCCGGCACGTCCACGATCGGTCAGAACATCCCCTTCACCGACGGTTCCGTCCCCATCGACGTCGCTCTCGCCGCGCTCTGA
- a CDS encoding dienelactone hydrolase family protein, which translates to MTTVEKIVVPGDEPFEALLALPDGGDGPRSGVLLIHDVTGDETDIERNLRIIADRGYIAFAPLLFTVGGRRRITCVVSAMQSLATRRGRAFDVIESARRSLAAMPACTGDVAVTGFCMGGGFALLVADDQKYAATAPFYGSVLTHGFAGPDMCPVVASFGAKDPVVIRGEKRLTRALEKNGVAHDTKTYPGVGHSFANRMDDRFPPTLLRVMGLAYDADASANAWNRVFAFLDDRFAERAS; encoded by the coding sequence GTGACCACTGTCGAGAAGATCGTCGTCCCCGGCGACGAACCGTTCGAAGCACTCTTGGCCCTGCCCGACGGCGGCGACGGCCCCCGTTCCGGAGTCCTGCTGATCCACGACGTCACCGGCGACGAGACGGACATCGAGCGGAATCTCAGGATCATCGCCGACCGCGGCTACATCGCGTTCGCCCCACTGCTGTTCACCGTGGGCGGCCGCCGAAGAATCACCTGCGTGGTGTCGGCGATGCAGTCGCTCGCCACACGTCGAGGACGAGCGTTCGACGTCATCGAGTCGGCTCGACGGTCCCTCGCCGCGATGCCCGCGTGCACCGGCGACGTCGCGGTCACCGGATTCTGCATGGGCGGAGGTTTTGCACTGCTGGTGGCCGACGATCAGAAGTACGCCGCGACCGCCCCGTTCTACGGGTCGGTTCTCACCCACGGTTTCGCAGGCCCGGACATGTGTCCCGTGGTGGCGTCGTTCGGGGCCAAGGATCCGGTGGTGATTCGCGGCGAGAAACGACTGACACGTGCACTCGAGAAAAACGGCGTCGCGCACGACACCAAGACCTATCCCGGCGTCGGGCACAGTTTCGCCAATCGAATGGACGACAGGTTCCCGCCCACACTCCTGCGCGTGATGGGCCTCGCGTACGACGCCGACGCATCCGCCAACGCCTGGAACCGCGTGTTCGCTTTCCTCGACGATCGATTCGCGGAGCGGGCGTCATGA